Within Cucumis melo cultivar AY chromosome 4, USDA_Cmelo_AY_1.0, whole genome shotgun sequence, the genomic segment CTTCATTGTGGCTGCACTGTTCAGTTTGCTTACTTATAGCTAATATTAAGCTATCGGCCCTTTGGTTCTATGAGACTTCAGATCTGACTTTGGGATGACTTCAAACTTGGTAGGTTCTCAATGGCAATCCATATAACAGGAAATGTGATGTCTACAGCTTCGGCATCTGTTTATGGGAGATATACTGCTGCGATATGCCGTATCCCGACCTTAGCTTCTCAGAAGTTACATCAGCTGTTGTCCGACAGGTAGGTCAAAAGAATACATCACATTTCTTTAGCCATTTGAAATTGTGAATGAACTTTGTCCAGTACATAGTAATACCAATAATATCTAATATGCTTGAATAGACAATGCACCTAACTTTAATACAAGCTAAAGATGAAATCTCAATTTCTCTGACTGCAGAATCTGAGGCCAGAGATTCCTCGGTGTTGCCCCAGCTCGCTTGCAAATGTAATGAAGCGATGCTGGGATGCTAACCCGGACAAGCGTCCAGAGATGGATGAGGTTGTAACCATGTTGGAAGCAATCGATACATCGAAGGGCGGAGGTATGATCCCCCTCGATCAGTCACAAGGCTGTTTTTGCTTCCGTAGGTACCGGGGGCCTTGAACATGATTGCTTCTTCATCGAGCAAAGATGACGACAGCAATGACAATGCAATATCGAAGATATTCAAATTGTAATTTGTCCAATTGAAAAGGAATTGGAACTTGAGAGTCAAGGGATAAGTAGAGTGAAGGTTTATAGGCTTTAAGAGGAGCTATGCAATATCTGTGTTTGTAGTGTGGATTTTGTAAaagcttttctttctttgtagCAATTCCTTCCCTCCCCttgtgaagaaaaaaaaaaaagagagagtaAGTTTTCCTTGAAAGATAAGCTTTAATGTTCTTCTGTTAACTTGGATTGAACATTTACAAAGCTCCATTAATAAATATTTGGGCAATGCCGTGGCTTACCTTTAAAGGGGAAGTCTTGGAATCATATTTGCGTAGTTTTTTAGTGCCAAACAAATGGAATCTCacaattttatttctttgaatttttaaattgacCAAATCATCTAAATGGGTATCAAAATATGTATTAAAAATTAAACTGGTTGGTTGATATATCTCAATCCAATTGATACAATGACCAAAATCAACCAAAATAATCAAAACTAAGCTAAATAAAtttgcaatatttttaaaaaatatatttcataaCACCAAACTTGCTCACGTAACATTGTTTGGATTAAATAACCCAacgaatttttaaaaaaagatatctaATTACAATATGAACAGTTCACAATGATCTAATCTCAATCATGGATCTATAACCTTTTTGCATGTGGCTAGCACTTTCATAAACTCCGGTGTATAATACGtccttaaatttaaatttttcttcGAGAGATCCCTAACCAATTCATATAAAATTGAAGCTTAGTATTTTATTAGATACAAATTTCAATCTTTAAGTCTAAGGAATTCATTAATGTTACTTATTAAACATAGATTGATTGAAAGTTTAGAAACGTGAtggataaattttaaatttgaatgaCTTATCAAACACAAATATAGAAAATGAAGGATGAATGTTATTTCAGacttatttaaataaaatgataaaattaaagaatttaaagtctcattataaaagaaaattattataaatggaATAACGgttaaaatgttttaaaaaaatatacacTAACAGAATTTCTATTAGTCATCTATAGATATTTTGCTATCAAAGTCTATCGATATATCGTTGATAGAAGATAAAagttttctatattttgtaatgtttgattcattttgctatatttgaaaatactcATATAGAAAAAGTATTATTGAAAAGCTAAAATTTAAAACCTATGGCAAAAAAGAGGAGCAAGACTAATTCATAAATGAAATGACTTGATTTTGGGATAAAAAGCGACTTAAAAAGCCAAGATTGAGGGCTTAATACAGACAATGAAAGTCACTCAAATGGGTTAAATCAAATATCAAAGAATCCATaaactcaaaaaagaaaaagaaaaagaaaaaaaaagagagaagaaatgaAGTAAGACTAAGAACCACATAAGGCTGCATTCCTCACCAATGAATTGATTCATAAGGCAACTCAGTATTGCTATTACTTGATTTAAAAAACTTTCTCAACCAGCAATCTTATAGCTTGGATTCACCAAGTTATCCAGGCCAGAGACTACTTGCATCGACTCTATAACGTCTCCAACCTTGAGATCAGCCAAAAAGTCCTCATTTTCAGTTACATAACCGAACACCGCGTATCGACCATCTAATATGTTAGCATTACTAGGAGTAAGTTCACTTTCTTTCAGCAGCCAAAACACCTGACTAGATGCTGAATTGTTATCAAATTCCTGCATGGAAAATAACGAACATGAAATTGGCTGTctatattttggagaaaaagtGAGAAAGAGAGCATTATTACCTCTCTAGCCATGGCCATTGTTCCAAATGCATTGAAGGGAAGTTTTGTTTGAGCCTTGTAAAGACCAAGCTCCTGTTTGGAACAAATGATAAAAACTGATACATAAAACTGGAGTACAGAATCAAACTTCAATACGACGAAGTTATTTTTGGGGCCATGTGCAGATAAAGTATGGCTTTAagtataattattataaaagaaATTTGGTGATACCTAATAAATATAGGCTTAACTGTTTGCAATTTGCATAAGCATGAATATATTAGTCAGTGTGCAAGTTTGTTGAAAGGAAAAGAGGCCTCACTTCCAATGTTTCTCCATAGAAAGGCGCTTTCTCCCCTTCAACCATGATTTCTAATGGTATAGTTCGTGTTTTCTCGGTACTTGGATCGATGAAACCCTCTGCAGGACCTTCTGGATCACCAGTCTGAACAACAAAACCATCCGCTGCAATAACGAGAAAATTATCTTAACCTTGTTGAGAGAGTCATATTATGATATCAAGAATTAAAATGGCAGCTGCAACAATCAAAACTCAGCCCAGTTGAACATTTTCAGCAGATATATAATCACTCTTTGTAAAAACGATTATTACAACAAAGAAATCCCATCAGAATAATCATACTCATTAAGCAAAATTAGCCCTCCTTGTATATACCTCTCTGGATTTCCATGCCGTCGTAGAAGTGTCTTTCAACCAAGTCGACAAAATTCCCAGCACTTACTGGTGCATTATAGCCATCTAAAACTATATGGAAAACACACTCGTCTATGTTCGGGTTGTCCTTCACTTTGACCTTCATATCCACAGCTGCTCTCCCTTTCAATAGGGGCATATTTTTGTATTCCTCGGGCACTTCGTATGGGAAGCCATCGACCATATCCTCTTCAACACTGCAGAAACCGAATGCCCCAGGAAGATCTCAGCTGCAGTCAATGACAAGGGTATGTATGAGATTATAATTTAACGACGACTATCTTTTATCAGCCTTCTAACCTAATTTTCACATATAAAACTGGTGTGTTGCTCTCAATTGTTAGACTTCTGAAAGAGGATAGGATAACATAAATGTGGATCTTCTCTTTTAGAGGAAATGGAGATACATAGTCATAATGGATCAAGAGGCGTTCTTAAAGGCACTCTGAGTTGAGATGAAGAACCCGCTAATATGAGTATAGCTCAATTGGTTTAGGCATATAACCTTGACTAAAAGTTCAATGCAGATCCTCCCAACCCAACAAGATATAAAAGTCAAAGAGAGAGATGGAGAACCAGCGACGGAGATTGTTGGGAATCAAGAAATAGTTCTCAAAAGGTTTACTAACACAACATCTGTCCCTTGTTTCTTTCATCTAACTAGTTGGATGgtcttttttgtatttccttAATTAAGATTGGACTCCAAATAggcattcatttttttttaatgttaggTAAAATTCAATAATTCTTATGCACTGTGGAGCTAGACAGTAACGTTGAAGAGAAATAGTTGACCACGTAAAGAAACACCAGCTATCTTTGAAGGCTAAACTCAgtattttttcctttcatttttaagTCAAATCTATGAGTTTACACTTCTTTAGTTTCAGCTATCAATTTTGTGCAAGATTTGTTTGTGACACCAATACAACCTCGGGTTATTCCAATACATGAAAAACACAATATCCTACTTAATATAATCTGGTATTGCTTTCTTTTGAATGAAAACTTTGTTCAACATCATTCATCTCATGTGTGCTCCAGAAAAAGTAATGAGATGCAATCATCAGCATGATGAATATAATGTAGTAAAGGCCATAAAATTCACCTGCCAACATAATTAAGAAGCTCCTTTTGTTTTGGTGCAACTGCATCTCTATCTCTGTCTTCCACAATCTGTTGGAGCTCATCTAGTCCAACTTCCAGTTTACCAAGAACTTCGACTCCATGTTCCTTCTTCGATTCTGCCAACCCAGATATGATCAAATTCTTCCCCTGCTTGAGCGTCCGGGATGCCTGCCTCACATTCTACAGAGCAAGAAAAAACATATCTAAGCGGTAACAGATTTGTTTCTCAGACAGAAAACCAGAAACAAAATCATGGTCAAAtgaaccaaaagaaaaactacTTAGTACCTAAAATTCccttcataaaaaaaaattactactAGGGAGTTGGGAGGAGAAAATCAAAATCATATAACTTACTCTCTCCACAGAATCAAGTGCCTTGACTCCAGCAATTTTAAGACTTTCAGAAATGTCTTCTAGTGGTTTTTGAACTTCCCTAATGGCTTTATTATCAATAGGCAAAGCATATCTCAACAAAGCTCCAGGATCCTTTATTGGTGGACCGGATATCAACACTGACAACTCCGGAATCACTGGACCAGCAACCGCATATGCATCTGCAGAGGGGCCTATACCTGGAACCCCTGTGATTAAACTAAACGCCAAAGCCGAGGAAATTGCAAACTCCTTCAAGCAAAATGGCCTGCCTTTCTgataaacaaaatttaaactCATTCAATCCATTTGtcgtttatttatttcttttcacAAGTCAAATTCCATATTTAGTCATCAAACTTCATTTCACTGTGTTTATTAATTTCTAAACtttgaaatgtttaaattaAGTGATCCAATGCAGAATTTAGTTCTCATCATCAAGGTCATTCATTAAACGATGATGCAAACTGCTATCTGGAAAAATACAGGCTAATTTGCGCAGTATGATGGCTAAGTCAGTAGAGAAGTAGATGAGTTGGGTAAAATAAAGTGGTATGAATATTGGTGTACCACCATGCCTTCACTAGTACCACTTTATTTCATCCAACTAGAAAGAAACTTAGAAGCAAGGACATTATagaatcaaaatttaaagtCTAAGAATGTAGTTGAAATCTTCCGAAGTTTGGAGATTAAAATGACACCATCATCAAAGTTGAGCAACAACATTTATAATACAACCAAATTCATATGACTTGAAGCAAAATTCTTCCTAGAGAACTTCTTCAATTTTGCAACAGAATATCCTCAAAAGAAAAATCCCAATTAAGCAAAAACATCAATACGAAAGTAAACTTTCCAAGTTAAATTCACACAGGGTTCCACAAGCTTCAACATTGGTACGAGCAAAATTAgatgttaaaagaaaaattgaagatCCAAATCTTACCTTGACATTCTGAAGCCTACATTTGATTCGACTGAAGGAGGAGCATCTGGGCCCAAATGGGTTGGAGCAAGCGCCATTCCAGAGCTTGGAGGAACGATAATGGGAAGTGGGTATTGAGGATTTGGAGGTAGTAAGAGAGGAACAAAACTTGCAGGAGAAAATGGCCGCCATTAAAGTTAGCTTAAACAGTGTAAATTCGAACACCCAAATAACATGAAGGAGAATATGAAAATGGTAGTAGAGATGGAGAAAGGAcaggggaagaagaagaagatggagatAAGGTTTTTGATTGTGTTTGGTTTATTGTTCACAAATAGTATTGTATGTTTGGTTTGAGTGGGGTCTTCTCTTCCCTCTCTCTCCATATATGGATAAGATTCACCACAAAATACTCAATTTCACGAAGCACCCTTCTTAAAATTTGGTAAGGGTTTGGTCTTGAATTTTTCAAACTTCTTGGAGCTTTGAAATGCAAAAAGGCATTAGAATCAAAACTTTGATGTTAagttaaaaagataaaattttagTTATCTTAGACTCCTCAAACTATTGATAATGGGTTCTTTATTTAAAAACTTTACGATAAAAAGTCATGTCAGTTACTATTGAGTTAAATTATAACCGATAATTAGTTtgaattattgaaatttatcGATTAATATAtgattaaaactataaattggACATGCAAACTTTTACGAAATGGAGATATATAAATTTCCATCGAttcttaaataaaaaatttaagtcgtttttaaatataatgaaataagtcattttatttataaatataacaacatATCTCTAACTTTTATTTCCcacattttactatatttataaatattttcaatttagtTTGTTTGTTAGTTCAAACATTTTTAAGAAAACGTTATCCTCAATTGAATACACAGTTCTTTTATTACATCAAATATGTTAATCCCAATTATTACACCTAAGCCCAGGAGTAGTCGAAGGTTTTATCTTGAGACGAACCATTGATTCAAATTAGAAAACAATATCCAACCTAATGAGTCCTACTCACATGGTCTCCTCAATATTGAGTACAATAGTGATGAATAcaattaaaaaaggaaaatatttgaATCCAACGCCATAAGCCTAACTAGTTATTAGTAAATCTTACAAGTTCAATCCAAATATGCTTAACATACGACTAGCACTTAAGTAGGACTATATTATACTTTCAAATTGTTAATCTTAGAAATAATAGATGTTAAACCAAAACTGTCATTATATGATTTgcaattaattatattatgtttCTTACTTGACGTGTTATTTGACAAAAAACAGTTACAATAGAAATATGGAATCTTGGATTATTATTAATAACTGACTCACAACTTTGATATTTTAGTATTGATATGAATATTAACTACAATAGAAATTAACATTTTCATATTGTTACAAAAGGTTAATAATGTCACTTTTTATTGTCAAGTATATCTCTAACCATGACAATTTTAACTTCAGAAAAAAGGTTATATATCTATTCACTGTCGCATTAGGATACTTTTACATCttcaattaaatataaatacaaTTCAGTATAATATGCTAACCATGTAAAAAAATGCTTATAATGAGATAGAAATgttattcttttaaaattccatcattattcatatatatatatgttcacACATAATTAGAAAACTAATAAtattcatttctttttcggTTGCAAACATAAAGAACTttcacacacatatatatatttatataaaatgaTAAAGTTGATAGCATGTTTATATTATTCATCAATATTTGTTAATCGTTGCTCTGAATCAATATTGTTTGAGAACTGATGAaatgaaaatgttttttttttatcatactATCTCATTCAAGTACACCACTATAAGTATATTACCACTTAAATTTTTATCatattatgtttaattttttttcatactCCAAGTTTCATTATGGTTAGATCTACCTAGGGGTATTTGGGGTAAGAATATTATCTAGATAGGATTTAAGGTTTAAAATTGATATTGAATATCTGTTTTTCTTGATCAAAAAACCAATATTGTACATCGTGCCAATGAAATTCAACATACATTAAAGATttaatttcttgtagtgcaagTTTCTAATAACCACATTTTGCTACAATATTTACTATTGATTAAATAttcactcatttattttttaaactataTAATAATCTATACTAAAATACAAACTATAATAATCTATAGCAAAACACAAACTATCATAATTTACCAACTTCTTATCCCATACGTTTAAAAcaatttgtaattttacattttaaaactAAGGCGTTATATATATTTTCCGATTTACCacaatatatataaacacattAAATTGCAAGAATTGTGTTTATATCACATTATATTGCAGGATTTAATATCAAAGGACAATCATCTTTATATCTTTTCCAACTTAACCTTTATTCACGAAGCAAAAGAGTTCATAGCAAGAGTTGACAAATTTGAATGGGGAGAAACAAGGTTGGAAGATGTATAAACCAACAATACAACCCTCGGATTCTTTCAAAGATTTGGAATCAAAGTTCATATACAAAGAAACTTGTTACGAGTAAAGATTTTAGTGTCTCTTTATCCAAAAAAAAGAGTTGATTATATGTATGATCCCCAATACCAACTAGGCACAAAAATTGGATCACTTACTAGTTGATGGAATTGTTAAATTCAGTCCTTCCATTTTGATTCTCCCCCAAAAACTTTGGGACTACACAGTTGATTTGATTCAcaagtttttattatttttctttgtcaaaatcataatagaaaaatattacTTTTTTAGTTCCCAAATTTTGTGGATTTGTGTGTTTGGTTCGTATGTTTTAAaagtttatcttttttattcttaGATTTATTTATAAGGATAGTTTCATTTGTTATTAGTTTTTGAAACTTAAATATTATACTCAATTatcataattaaataataataaatgtaattttaccctatttaatttttctttttactataTGGGAAAGTAGTTCCAATTTTTTTCTGTTCACAACAATTtctataaaaattaataattacatAGATTTGTCTAAAAAATGTGTTAAAAAGAAATGTGATGAGATTTTa encodes:
- the LOC103487082 gene encoding peptidyl-prolyl cis-trans isomerase CYP38, chloroplastic; this encodes MAAIFSCKFCSSLTTSKSSIPTSHYRSSKLWNGACSNPFGPRCSSFSRIKCRLQNVKKGRPFCLKEFAISSALAFSLITGVPGIGPSADAYAVAGPVIPELSVLISGPPIKDPGALLRYALPIDNKAIREVQKPLEDISESLKIAGVKALDSVERNVRQASRTLKQGKNLIISGLAESKKEHGVEVLGKLEVGLDELQQIVEDRDRDAVAPKQKELLNYVGSVEEDMVDGFPYEVPEEYKNMPLLKGRAAVDMKVKVKDNPNIDECVFHIVLDGYNAPVSAGNFVDLVERHFYDGMEIQRADGFVVQTGDPEGPAEGFIDPSTEKTRTIPLEIMVEGEKAPFYGETLEELGLYKAQTKLPFNAFGTMAMAREEFDNNSASSQVFWLLKESELTPSNANILDGRYAVFGYVTENEDFLADLKVGDVIESMQVVSGLDNLVNPSYKIAG